From Styela clava chromosome 6, kaStyClav1.hap1.2, whole genome shotgun sequence, one genomic window encodes:
- the LOC120330815 gene encoding uncharacterized protein LOC120330815: MTENGGRGPRRCLFGREDHETLNQDLTAQVKEEERKSAEAFEKRWNFKIENETPLTGRYQWVKIKKTDTEPTTSRSVSHLPSSSASTEENVTSLVRSSPSEPTAPASDTEKSSLDEISFLSSPSNDSDVNERPNSSDEKDANQNVVKESAKRKAPGVLYSDESLKKEARLTKPP, from the exons ATGACTGAAAACGGGGGAAGAGGGCCAAGACGTTGCTTGTTTGGCCGTGAAGATCATGAAACTCTAAATCAAGATTTAACAGCGCAAGTaaaagaagaagaaagaaaatcTGCTGAAGCTTTTGAAAAGCGATggaattttaaaatagaaaatgagACTCCTTTAACTGGTCGTTACCAGTGGGTGAAAATTAAAAAGACTGATACGGAACCCACAACAAGTCGAAGCGTATCTCATCTACCTAGTTCATCTGCATCAACCGAAGAAAATGTGACAAGTTTGGTTAGAAGTTCACCTTCAGAACCAACAGCTCCAGCTTCTGATACAGAAAAGTCCTCATTGGACGAAATAAGCTTTTTGTCATCTCCTTCGAATGACAGTGATGTGAATGAAAGACCCAATTCTTCAGATGAGAAGGATGCAAATCAAAATGTTGTTAAAGAATCAGCGAAAAGAAAAGCACCTGGTGTATTATACAGTG atgaATCTCTGAAGAAAGAAGCCAGGCTAACAAAACCGCCATAG
- the LOC120331624 gene encoding protein unc-93 homolog A-like, which produces MKQNTRKIDTYRISDGESAFVIKRSKPTMTKLRAVNSIYKRTNECVLISWVAEVMKMSEKHVNIRKNSVAFYIYALGYFLRIGPFVSVVGLQSSINIEKSIGTITLGVGYVVSVLTALFVTPVVIRRFGCKWAIVAGEVANLLYIAANFYPVKFIMILAGAVVGLGEGLIWTTLPIFSTYFGIEHGHHGGKHRAEYIKKYTGIFFGFHYAGLVFGTAVSYGFLYGGKHGMVITSDAINVTSQDNISQAAIYDTSFLNNYTQINSTASFTNMNITFSATRNITDNSVYQNCGSDCQQPEVTEMFINNYVPADKTYLHILLSLFCALTIFGIFLHIKFLPAARPQVKYENSTHEMDVIVGDGDGHQNLNQPTLKSSLIAIYRHNFNKLQLLIVPIVVYNGLVMGFYLSELGRASTSCVLGVEQTGLSLMALSMTSAFSSVISGKLNGIFGRNIIMIILFVIDISNYMFCLWWKPQENTTGLVYLIFVVFGLTDACWKNNIIDAFHDAYIYKFAGLFHENETMNT; this is translated from the exons aTGAAGCAAAAC ACAAGGAAGATAGATACCTACAGAATCTCGGATGGAGAGAGTGCATTCGTAATCAAGCGTAGCAAGCCAACCATGACAAAACTGAG GGCTGTAAACTCAATCTACAAGCGAACGAACGAATGTGTTTTAATCAGTTGGGTAGCAGAGGTCATGAAGATGTCAGAAAAGCACGTGAATATACGGAAAAATTCTGttgcattttatatatatgcattGGGATATTTCCTTCGAATTGGACCATTTGTGTCAGTTGTCGGGTTGCAAAGTAGTATTAACATTGAAAAAAGCATCG GTACTATCACCCTTGGCGTAGGCTACGTTGTATCGGTATTAACAGCTTTGTTCGTGACACCTGTCGTTATACGAAG ATTTGGATGTAAATGGGCGATCGTGGCCGGTGAAGTCGCTAATCTGTTGTACATTGCCGCGAATTTTTATCCCG TCAAATTTATCATGATACTTGCCGGCGCTGTCGTTGGATTGGGCGAAGGATTAATATGGACTACATTACCTATATTCAGCACATACTTCGGAATAGAGCATGGTCATCATGGAGGGAAACACCGTgctgaatatattaaaaaatacacTGGAATATTTTTTGGATTCCATTACGCTGGACTA GTATTCGGTACAGCTGTTAGTTATGGCTTTCTCTATGGTGGAAAACATGGCATGGTAATCACAAGTGATGCAATCAATGTAACCTCACAAGACAATATTTCTCAAGCTGCAATATATGACACGTCGTTTTTAAACAATTACACGCAAATTAATTCAACTGCTTCATTCACAAATATGAATATTACGTTCTCAGCTACAAGAAATATTACTGACAATAGCGTATACCAAAACTGTGGATCAGACTGCCAGCAACCCGAAGTTACAGAGATGTTTATTAATAATTACGTGCCTGCAGATAAAACATACCTGCACATATTATTGTCGTTATTTTGTGCTCTTACaatatttggaatatttttgcatattaaATTCCTCCCTGCTGCTAGACCGCAAGTGAAGTATGAAAATTCTACTCACGAGATGGATGTTATTGTCGGAGATGGGGACGGTCATCAG aATTTAAATCAACCAACGTTAAAGTCAAGTCTTATAGCAATTTATCGCCACAACTTCAACAAATTGCAGTTGTTGATCGTCCCAATTGTCGTTTACAACGGATTGGTAATGGGATTTTACTTGAGTGAATTGGGTCGAGCATCCACTTCCTGTGTTCTGGGCGTTGAACAG ACAGGTTTGTCGTTGATGGCGCTGTCCATGACGAGCGCGTTTTCATCAGTTATTTCAGGGAAGTTAAATGGAATTTTTGGAAGAAACATTATAATGATTATATTGTTCGTCATTGATATCTCAAATTACATGTTCTGTTTGTGGTGGAAACCACAGGAAAACACAACAGGGTTAGTGTACCTAATCTTCGTGGTTTTTGGACTGACTGATGCTTGCTGGAAGAACAACATCATTG atgcatttCATGAtgcatatatatacaaatttgcTGGCTTGTTTCACGAGAATGAGACTATGAACACTTGA